The following nucleotide sequence is from Chelonia mydas isolate rCheMyd1 chromosome 5, rCheMyd1.pri.v2, whole genome shotgun sequence.
gaggttcaacacctggaggctgaatttgaacagccagagaccagggctgtgtgaggggcccagcgcggggctgtaAGGATTTGGGATGcgttgagggagcaatttgatgctgaaagccaccagtaacgtctggtgccctgcacgggagtgaagtgcttCTAATCCTAGTAGGCATCTGTATTTGCTAcgtatgatgcactgacttgtagtgcctgttgctttcctgggctatgcTATCTTTTATTTAATGCAATAAAGAATgttccaaaaccaaaaaattcatttattgaaaagaaacacaactgctgggGAAACGCACATGGCATGACACATCTGTGCTgtgtgggaggaaggaagggggtggggtggggaaatggaacaatcacagatttgcatatgtcctgttaccatattcagccttcctgtctggagggctgtgcaatgagtgctgcacttcaggctggctaaaatgcaggGTGATGGGGGCTGAGTGCAGTGGGTCAGGgtcgtagtttgcagggctgggtggtgaagctaaaggtgttggaggcagctggcgGCGAAAAGAACCCGGAtggtggggaaagtgggttggtgGTGACATGGGGGCGCAAGGGAAGGAGTTTTggaacaagggctgcaggggggcgggCGCAGATCTGCTCtgtctttttgattttcagtaagggactgctgcatgacttcatgtagcatgtcctctttgcttcttcgCAGCCACTTCCTGAGTCTTTGCAGCCTTTTGGCCGTTGATAACAAGGacggctgggatctcaaggttgcatctgtaaagccaaaatgcaacatttaacagaggcagcattgttcacaccagacagagcaatgatttggCCGAACTTATAGACAAGCACAGTGTACACAATAGAACAAACTGTCCCACAGTGACCGCGCATAACCCACAAGAACCCTGAAATGATGAGTAACCACAGGGGCAGGGGGGACTGATTGTTCCAGGGCCGTACTGTCTTCTGGGAtcttgtgccttggggagagccaacagctgcttGGGGCCCCTATACTCAACACTGTCCCctcattttccacaggatgagttcatcctggaagctatctcgctgctgagggtgacctgggaagcaagggagggtctttactacaatgcggcttccgccctggcccttatgcagcttGCCCGTGTGCTGCAGTGATCCCCCTGCACTGCACAGCACGGTGgcgcggacatgttagcctgactgggacaaggagcacagtagctctgccaaggaacctgtaCAAGCGgcttgcccagcttctgcatgagacctttgaagagatcactgaggtcgattaccgcgatgtgagagaacCCATCAaagccctattccgcatctaggcacgcatgcagccctaacccttctTTCTGTCACCCCCCTCGCCCCGACGGCCCGCACCCAACAACTCCCTTCACAAAATCAAAGCCGCTTACCAGGCACCTCatctgctgtttgttcttccccGAGCACTGTCTGCTGCATCTgactaccttcctcctggcttgaaaacagctcctggttGCATGTATCTAGGGATGCTGGGCCGtcctctggctctggcccccgCTCCttctcagcaccctcgctcccgctttccttctcctgctgccttgTTGCACTCTGGGCTGCCATGGCCTCTGAAGTGTCCATCTGGtctttggagtggaggtggggtcgcccccaagtatcgcgtccagctctttgtagaaacggcaggtcacgggggcagcaccggagtggctgtttgcctcacgggctttgcggtaggcattccgcagctccttcactttaaccctgcactgtaCTGCGTCCcgctcatggcccctttccatcatgtcctttGATCTCTGCCTGTAGGTACTGTAATTCCTagggctggagcgcagctgggactggacagcttcctccccccaaacactgatgaagTCCAGCATCTCGCCATTGTTCcgtactggggatcgcctggcacgGGGGGGCAtgatcacctggaaagattcgctgagagcactccacgctgggctgagcaaacaggaaggggactttcacaattcccagagaatttaaagggcgggtctgacaggtggtcacctgagggcagggcagtagacttcaaagtgatgaccagaatggctagaacaggcattgtgggacactttctggaggccgatcagagcgcattaatagaccagggcatccacactggcaccgcggcgctccagccggggtgcagcaagctttatgcttcttgtggaggtggattaccagggagCTCCAGCCGCGGAGTCCGGGCACtttacatgccttgccagtgtggacacctcaggagttagggcgcccggggctgatttaatgcactccaacttgcaagtgtagacaaggcctgaattcACAAATAGCTTCAGTTgcaccaaaactgcatttttcagtgaataaactatttgtgaAAAAGTTCACCTACCTCTACATCCATAAGCCTATCTTCATTCCCCACCAGTGTCCCAGCTCAGTCACTCAAGCATTGCCCTGTGCAAGGAGAGCCTCAGCTAaaccagggctgctttaatggcTCCTAGATCACCCCTTCTGTCTTCACTTGATGAGTGTAGCCAGGGCTCTTCTGCTTTCTAGCTATCACTGTCTATTGTGGTACAATACATCATAAAATTACAGCCACCTGCAGGCTGCTCTAGCTTGTGCTGGGTGAATTATTATGGTGCAGAACGACCCCAACAGCAGGAGGTAGTGATAGAAATGTGAAGTGGATTACATCTATCTTTGTCCTCCACACAGCCACCCATCCCTCTAGCTGCACCAAGCACACCTCAGCCATGAGCAAGTTTCTAGTCATGTGTTTGGTAGCCCTAGAAATGTAATTATGCCATATGCAAAAAAACGAAACAAGACTTTCAACATTATAGAAATGGACAGTGTCAAGTTTGGAAGGCCCAACATTTGATTAACTACTTTTTTCtttcaggccaagattttcaggaaTGGCTAGCAATTTGAGGAGCCTTGATTTGGGGGTGCCCATCTTAGAAGGTTCTGATTTTTTCTGCCTTTTCcttaaaatcaggcccctttaaggcatTTCAAGCAGGGCAACCAAAACTGGAAGCACTGAAAATcactagctgcttttgaaaatgtctcccTCTATCTGTTCCCAGAGTCCAGCAAATTTTGTCAGTTTTAAAATACCACTAACATTTCAATGCTTATTTCTGCAAAACAAAACTAGTTTAACTAGGGAATTAATTTGACAGTTTTATTAAAGTCTAGGGTTTCCATTCTGTACAAAATTGAGATGCTTTCTTTAGAAAATGTATATTACACTGCATTATTTTATAAGCATGGTTAAGTAGGTCTTTGAAAGCTATATACAGGATTAATAGCACACAGCTGTATAAATGGAGATAGTCTTGATAATCTCAGCAATATATACAAACTACCTTTACacacataaaaatatatatatttacaggtAATAAATAACATTTCAAGCTAAATCATGTGTCCTCATGTATAGAAACCTTTCACCATTGGGCATTCAAGTGCTGTAGGTGTTTTATTACATCCTGTATTAAAAGTATACATGTCCTCACAGGTCTTCTTTCCAAAGAGCTCATCTTTCAGGAAAATGCAAGTAAAAGCAACGTCAACTGGAAACATGAATCACTTTGTTTTGTCACTTTTAGAGGACTTGAGTGACATGCTCCAAATCCCAAGCAGCTCTCTTATCCTCTCAGCCATACTTCACTGGGTTAAGACATCACATTTTTAGCAccttttgaattgtgggcattcCAACCTATTGCACTGGGTTAGCTCTTTGTTCACCTGATCAGCTAATGAATGGTATGCGGACTGAAAAAAACAACATACAGACAGGCGTAGGTTTTTGTTCTGGATGACTTAGCACAAATGCTACCTTCACCATATGCTTTGTAATAAATGCAAGGATTATAAAACACGGATATGTAATCATATTCTAGCTCAGGATTTCCTCCCCAGTTTTTGATTTATGATTTAATAAAAGAAAGCTACTGAACTTTTCATGGCATTAGAAtaaatgtacattatttattttttaaaaaagccaatcCTTCAGTTTTACagtacttgtgtgtgtgtttgtgacactTCTAATTCAAGTGATCTCAGAGCATTGTGTTTTGTGAACAATACACTCAGGCTCCTTGAATGGCCTAGATCCTGCACCTTACTGAAATTTGTGACATTTCAGACATACAATCTTGCAGCTCACAGCTTCTACCCCTATGTCATAGGCAAGAAATAAACAGACAGTGGTCTTTGGAAACAAGACTATCAGCAAAGGGAATGATGATCACACAGCCAATCCATTTTCATGTCTGGAAAATACAAGTGAACACGAGGCTAGCACAGCTGTGGCTCGAATGACTGAAACTCCGCGTCAGAGCAGAATGGCCTGGTTTTCACCTCATTTTGCATTGCTGTTGTAAACAGGTGATGAAAATAAGTTTCCTGCAGTTTCCAGTTTGTTGCTTCTTTTGAAGCCCCTAACCTAGAGCAATGTCAGAGTTTAGATGGCTTTATTTGAAAAAGAGGTTACCCATTAATGTTAAAATATCATCACAGGACAAAGAAAATGCCAGCATCTCCCATGCTGGGAAAGGTATTGCAGGATGAACTATTTAACAGAGTAGAGATGAACAGGTCATACCTAAGGCTAAATCGGTACTCACAGCACTGGAGTTTACCTCAAGTACGATTCGTTATTATCCAGAATTTTCTCTTTCCATATTCATTCAGTCCTGGGCATCTTTTGAGTACCAGCCTTAGCAAGAGCAGGTGTATGCTTTCCCGAATGAGGAAATGCTAAATGAGGAATACATGCTAAATATGTATTTGACCACCTTGAGCTAGGGTCAGCGAAGGGTCTTTAAACTCATTAATTAGCTGAATGGTAGTTGCCCAACCACAAAAACAGACATCTGTCCAGTTTTAGaaaagtctttaaaaattaaGAAGTCAAGTTAAAAAAGCCAAAATACAGGCCCAGAAATGAGACTTTTCAATAAATACTAGGAATTTGCTATACAGTACATTATATCAAGAAACCTTGTTACAAGGTGGTATTTTGAGGCAAAATAACTCTTAATTCTTCCCGGTAATCAAGATGTTACACTTTCTATAGAAGTATTTTAAACTACTTAGCTAATGTGTTCTTTATAGTTAAGTAACCACTTTGTGTGTTCTGAGACACTGAACAAAAGCGTCTCCTAGAATAGCTAGGAATAGCAGACTAAAAGGCCAGCAATATTACAGCTGCTAAATATTTCAATACATTCAGTTCTGAACCCCCAGCATAATGGGGATTATTTTTCCATCCAAAGCAGAAATGTTTCATTCACTTCATTCTTCAGAAAATTCAAGAGCTGATCTTTCTTTAAGGTCTTGACTGGTCTCTAAAAGAGAAATAGGAGCAGTTTATAACCTATATTAGCTTATTTGTGGGATTTGTAAGAAGTCTAAACAATTGTTTTGTGGGACAATATGTTAGCTGCTCAACTCTTTGAGGGCTGTTGGTCACTaattatcacacacacacccctgattTTTAGAGGAGTCCTGAGCAccagcagttcccactgacttcactggaacttaGCCCTGGAGCGAGGGTCTGGTACATCACTATGCAGAACTGAGACCTAAATAGACAGGTGCACCCATGAGACCTAAAAAGAGCTCCTATATCAAATACTGCCCCACCACTGATGGCCTGAAACCTAGCTGTAAAGCCCAAACAAAGATGcacatgttttaaaagaaaccGCAAACAGCCCTGAAGACAAAAAAGTGTGCTTGCTTCCTGATGAGTTAGAAGGCATCACTTTATACCCGACCTGGCCCCTCATGTGCAAAGCATGGATGTCAGCCTGGTAGGGATTTAcgccccctctgccctccctttGCACAGGGGTCAATGACTATACAGGGTAGCAGAGAACCAGGCCCAAATATTCAGTCACTTGAGTTTTGATAACCTTGGCAAAGTTCATATGCTTCCCCAAAGCTCACCAAGCACTGACCAGCGTTACCATGGAAGTCAGTTTTCTCACCAGACTTTTGGTACTGCCTGGTTTCAGCCAATACTGAGAACATCCTTCAAGCAATGTTCTACATTCACTGATTTGTCTGTGTGGCATCATATGTTGCAGGAGAGCTCTTACCCTTTGTCTCTTTTGTTGGGCTTATCAGCACATTTCACAAACATCACAGCCTTCTTCCCTCTTCTGAGGTGAGAGATCCCATCTTGAGAGCAGAACACCATCCTGCAGATCAAACGTAAGACTTCACACAGCTGAGCAGGGACAGCCGTTTTAGCTCTTAGAAAGCAATCAATGCCCAGAACCAGTGTGCCTTTGTCAAGGATGGTATCGTTTCTTTCTTAAATGCAGGAGCAATTGGCTAAGGAGAAACTGGGAGCTGGGAGAaacttttcagctgaaatttttttcCAAGCAAAAAAAGTGGGTTTGgcaacactgaaacatttcaccAATTTGTGTCAATTTGGCCAAGTTTTTAGTTTCAACCCTACGCTTCCCCCTcactccccgcccccaaaaaagaacgcactttgaaaattttgttttgacactttaacaaaatatttaaatttcgcTTTGCAACAACTTTCcatttcagaatttcctttaAAAGTCTAAACAAACTattttaccaaaacaaaacatttttgtccaaactaaaaaaattttaaaaatgccaacaaaccaaaaaaatctatttatacAGTGctaaaaagaacattaagataccctatctgaaaaataaaaccagtatttgtttttaaacattcccGTAGTGTCATTTGTAACATTTCAAACAGCCCAGGCAGTTTCTAGTGAACTTAGGTACAATGAAACTTCATTGgtaagagattttaaaaagacactgaCTTGTTCCAATGCATTGTTATGGACAAATGGCTACTCCACTTAGAGTGACAACTCTGCATGCTCCCAAACGGTCATTTattggcccaattctgcaaagtaCTGAATGACCTCAACTCCTAAAGGGTCAtagtgcaaggtgctgagcaatcaGGCTCTTGgaacctgattcaggaaagcacttctaTACAAGCAGAAAGAAATTTGGGAAAGGAGGTAAATTTGACTTTTTGCAGGCCCTCTACACCAAATTTCACCCTTTGTGATTAatgacatgttttttaaatggctgGAAGAACCTCACTTCAAGTGCAAATTCTGGCCCAGGAGTTTACACACATGAATATTCATGTGACTTTTGTTTTCTCTGAACATTCTTGGTTAAAAACCTTACTTCATTCACAAAGGTTCAGGGGAGCATGCTGCCAATTTCACCCAAATCCAGCAGCTGCTTTTATTGGCCAAAGCTACTTGTTGATTATATTTTCCATATTTGTCCAGCTCTCATTACTGTGTATTTTGATAAACTTACTACTGTACAAAATTCAGAGCTGGATGTATTACACTACAAACAATTAGATAGATTTAAGTCCTTTTTTCAGTTCAGATTTTCTGCCAACAGATTTCAAGCTTTATGAATATGGTCACTGTTCTAAATTTGGTTTATGTGAATGTATTTCTGCTTCTGAACTACTGATGAGTGCTGCTTTGGGTATGCGGTATTCATTCGCAACAAAGTCACATGCTGCCATTGCTGCCCTCCTGATTGGAGGATTCCCAAACGAATAAAGAGCTTCCAAGAtggccacacacacacttgctgtgGGAATACAAATGTGGAACGGTGTTCAGGAATCCCTCCCTTCTCATGAGCATTCTTTGTGATGAAAATGTTATTTACACAAATGCTCAGAAGGAGGCAGGCGAGAGGGGCTGCAAATACGATCAAAGTCGCTGATTCAGCAAGGTTCTTATGCACaagaatagttccactgaagtccacaggaTTACTCATATCCTTAATGTTAGCCACATACTTAAGTGCATGGCTGACTGGTGCTGAGTGGAATTTATGGGACCAGAATCACTGAGATGCTCTAGCTGCTATGGTGCTGTGAAACATCTGTAAACCTAACCTAATTAGCTGCTTGAGCCAGGTTCATGGCTCTTTGCATCACTACAGCAGCACAAAACAACCAGCATGTATCCGTGAATCTGACCCCTGGCTTTTATTCAAACAAATGCTCCGAATCACTTTCCACCCCCACCAGGTATCTTGAGAGTCCTGACACACTGGCAATGAAATCCAATCTTCAACTTTTACTGTAagtaatttaaactgaattactTTTTCTGAGTTTCTCCTGCCTTCACTCTAACCCTCTGGATGTCAAAAGCATAGGAGGTCCACCAGTCCGACCAGCTGAAAATGGATTCCTTCTCCCACTGCAATGTCAGCATGAGGAGGTCTCCAATATTGACTTCGGTGTAAACCAAGAAGGAGTAGGTCTTGTTTGTGGAAATTTCaggtctgtggaaaaaaaataagttacaATCTGTGAGTGGGCCTTTGTGTATTTTCAGAGATGGGCAAGTGTCTCACTCCGGGCCTGATCCAAGGTCCACTGTAGTTAATGggcatctttccactgacttcagctcaGGCCCTTACAACCCACCCTAGCTCCCATCTCTGAGTCAATCTGTTGCTAGTCAGCTCCTAcgcgcctccccctctcccctcatctGTGTGGCTTGTGGCAGACCCATGTTGAACAAAACTCTATGTTAAGTTACATGTAAGTCTTTGCCTTTAACTCAATGGGAACATGACATTAAGGCTCTACagcgggcggggtggggggaagagcacCACTCTTGCATAACAGCAAATCCAAGCTAGCGTAGTGTAAGCAGAACTCTCCACTGCTTTCAACAGGGAGCTCTGCTTGAAGAGACTGATGACACAATAAGGTCTTGAATTTTTTTGGCTTGGAGAATTTTTGATTATGACGAGCCACAAGCCTGACTTGATGTTTCTTTTTCAAATCTCTGTTGGATCAAAGTGGCCCTTAGGGAGCCTATATGCTAAGCCTCATTACTGCACGGCTGACAGCTGCTATCTTAGCCGCATTTGAACCACAAGAGCTCAAAGCAGAAGTCTCTACTGTTTGTGCTAGAGAGCCAGGTTCTTCAGTTGGGGCTGCAATAGATTCATACCCTCTGTGACTGAGGCCTAGCAGGAGACCCTGTGAGCAGTGGGTTGTACTTGTGCTTGTCTGGATTTCCGTTGATACTCACAGTACCAAAGCAATGTTCTTGCTCTCATCGGCCGTGCCATACAAAGAGACCAGGAACGGCTGATTTGTCTTGGTCACATTCACCTTGCCAAAAAAATGGACCTTGACCTGGTAATGAAAGACTGGGTGGAggaaggaacagaaaaggaaaattcaTCACTACAAACAGcctgcagacagagagagaaagaaactagCAAACCTGACAACCCTGGATCTGCCACCCTTGCTCAAGCCGATCAGCCCTTTGTTATGTGAGTAGTTATACAGACATCAAGGGGACTCTTGTGTGTTAAGGATTACTTAACAGGAGCAAGGATGGCCGAATCAAATACTTCAGGGTTATTTGCGCTTGGCATTGGAATGGCAATATAAACTGTTCGCTTGGGCTTCAGTACTGGCTTGGTATCATTTCACGGGAAAGGTTCAAGTGTCTCAGTGCTGGGGCTAACCTTGCACACCCAGACGCAAAGGAGTAGTTCTTTCTCATGCAAAGAGTCCCTGTGAAGTTGATTGtaactcagaggtgggcaaacgacggcccacgggccacatctggcccgcgggaccatcctgcccgacccctgagctcccggctggggaagctagcccccagcccctccaccgctgtgccccctccccagcagggacGCCGCTGCGCGTGTAGTGTGGcttgcacccacccacctcccaggctttccaataagcctgtcctcccgctctgagcagcatggtggCGGGGGGTTGgctaaggggcaggaggtcctggggggcagtcagggggaacggggggcagggacagagagcaggggggttggatagggggtggggtcccagaggggcggttaggggcggggggtcccaggatgggccagtcaggggacaaggagcggggggattggacgggtcggggattctgagggggcgggggccaggctgtttgcagaggcacagccttccctaccggccctccatacggttttgcaaccccgatatggcccttgggccaaaaagtttgtccacccctgttaTAACTGCACTGTAAATCACCACTGCACTGTAAACACCCACAAACTCCAGTCTGGCCACTGTTCCAACACTGGCCGCACCAGAGAAACTCGGAGTATTGCTTGTCCTTGGCTTACTTCTGGAGCAGTGCAGCTTCTTGTTGCTCCTTACTCAGTGCTTGTGGCAAAGCCATAATTGGGTCCTTCATATGTTACTGTCAATGCTACTAGGCTGACCTAGCCAGCCATCTACCTTAACAGTTCCTTCCCTAGCTGAAAGCTTTCAGATTCTTTCCAGAAATTTCCTTTTCAGACCAGCCACTGTGGcaatcaggaaaaaaaagtgtATGTCTTGCAGTGACAGGCTCTGGCACAGGCATTACTGTATTGAGTTTGAGTCTGATGCCTGCACATCTCAGAATAAGTCACTCACCACACTTGGGTTTGCTTTTAGTTTTTCCAGCAACAGTAAGAATTGGTTTGGAaaagaaagagatggaaaaaTTCAGAGTCAGACTATTCCAAGCAGAGTTACTGACTACACTGGACAAGATAGGTCCTTTTCCCTTTGGATCTCTTAACATTTTGTTACATCAACTTCCCCACCCTCTTCTCCTTAACGGAAAAACCTCCAAGATCTTCAGGAGCTCAGCGTCTCCTGACATCAGTTTGCAGAGAGGCAAGATCATCATTCTCCTCCCACACAATGCAGTGTGAACAAAATATCTTTTCCACAATGAAACGGTTGCCACCTACCTTTATAGGGCATCTGAGAGCgagtcttcaaatacattttgCTGTTTCTCTTGGCTCTCACTTTGTTGACCTTATAGCCCAGATTGTTGCAACGGTTCTTCCTGCAGCTCAGACACAGCCCCTTCTCAAAGGTTTCCCTTGTGTTGCAGCGATAGGCCAGGCTTGGCTTGTCTTCGTACAAGAGGGAGTCGATGAAGAGGTGGATGGAGCGTTCGTGAGAGCACTTCACCAGTTGATCCACATCTTTGAAGGAAGATAATCAGATTCCCCGGTCAGAGTGATCAGTGATAAAACAATCTATTTGAGATGAGGGCTTTATGGGGAGATTGTCACAAGTGCCTAGGGCGCACCAGCCCCATTGACTGGCAGTGCTCCTAAGTAGCCCAGGGTCCACCtcggctggagctggaggagcaaGGAGCAGCTTGGGTAAATGCAGCATGCTAGCTTTGATTAAGCTTGCTCGATaaaaatagcagcacagctgcagcggcacagagGGCGGGACAGACGAGTTGCCCAAGTACAGTCCCATCCAGGGCCCTAGGTCCTTGCTTGGGCCAGCTAGACCACCCAGGGCCCACACAGacatggctacactgctgtttttagcatgctagc
It contains:
- the LPL gene encoding lipoprotein lipase isoform X2 codes for the protein MYESWVPKLVDALYKREPDSNVVVVDWLSRAQQHYPVSAAYTKLVGKDVAVFIDWMEEQFNYPLDNLHLLGYSLGAHAAGIAGSLTKNKINRITGLDPAGPNFEYAEATTRLSPDDADFVDVLHTYTRGSPDRSIGIQKPVGHIDIYPNGGGFQPGCNLGEALRLIAEKGLGDVDQLVKCSHERSIHLFIDSLLYEDKPSLAYRCNTRETFEKGLCLSCRKNRCNNLGYKVNKVRAKRNSKMYLKTRSQMPYKVFHYQVKVHFFGKVNVTKTNQPFLVSLYGTADESKNIALVLPEISTNKTYSFLVYTEVNIGDLLMLTLQWEKESIFSWSDWWTSYAFDIQRVRVKAGETQKKMVFCSQDGISHLRRGKKAVMFVKCADKPNKRDKGDQSRP